From Sulfuracidifex tepidarius, one genomic window encodes:
- a CDS encoding amidohydrolase family protein, with the protein MIALKGRIFNGEGITENGVVFIEGGRISKVGKDLDTSGFNTIEGGFITPGLIDAHVHFFGTVNDNVLEWNITPEGLSAARSASDMIRLLSAGFTTVRDLGSKSAIYLSRAEREGTLIGPRIIASGYSVAETGGNDDPKDLPLDVAQRLSYSFYCDSPWECRKAVRMSIRQGAEVIKGYFVF; encoded by the coding sequence ATGATAGCATTAAAGGGAAGGATATTCAATGGCGAAGGGATAACGGAAAACGGAGTTGTCTTCATAGAAGGCGGAAGGATAAGTAAGGTAGGCAAAGACTTAGACACGTCAGGCTTTAATACGATAGAAGGAGGTTTCATCACTCCAGGCCTAATAGATGCACATGTCCATTTCTTCGGAACAGTTAACGACAATGTACTTGAGTGGAACATAACCCCTGAAGGTCTGTCTGCTGCCAGAAGTGCATCAGACATGATAAGGCTACTCTCAGCAGGTTTCACTACAGTAAGGGATTTAGGGAGCAAATCCGCAATATATCTGAGCAGGGCTGAAAGGGAGGGAACTTTGATAGGCCCTCGGATAATAGCTTCTGGATATTCAGTAGCTGAAACCGGCGGAAACGACGATCCCAAGGACTTGCCATTAGATGTCGCACAACGTCTTTCGTACTCCTTCTACTGTGACTCACCTTGGGAATGTAGAAAGGCAGTGAGAATGAGCATAAGACAGGGGGCAGAGGTCATAAAGGGCTATTTCGTTTTCTAA
- a CDS encoding DUF1286 domain-containing protein has translation MKLRTHYIFSTGLLSLLDSVLFHEYFYYTLILSGIVSVIGNFLIDRIGHKEIVTRYGYIPVRTPLTHTIPRSVIWGIVSIVPVLILLLIYYYGFSYHEYYFSLLNNKVILLTLLNGLVVGPSHMLLDVFTERGIYVKKYGKWRRFALAHFRYDNPAINGLAIIAGFLLLLTAYYISHHYFYYQYYYYYK, from the coding sequence ATGAAGTTAAGAACCCATTACATCTTTTCGACGGGACTATTATCACTTCTGGACTCCGTACTCTTTCATGAATATTTTTACTACACTTTAATCTTGAGCGGAATAGTTTCAGTAATTGGCAATTTCTTGATTGATAGGATTGGCCATAAGGAGATTGTAACTAGGTACGGATATATCCCGGTAAGGACACCGTTGACCCACACAATCCCCAGAAGTGTAATTTGGGGTATTGTTTCCATAGTCCCGGTCCTTATCCTTTTATTGATTTATTACTATGGGTTTAGCTATCACGAATACTATTTCTCCCTTCTTAACAATAAAGTGATTTTACTAACACTGTTAAACGGTCTAGTTGTTGGGCCCTCTCATATGTTATTAGACGTTTTTACCGAAAGAGGAATCTACGTTAAAAAATACGGAAAATGGAGGAGATTTGCCCTAGCACATTTCAGATATGATAATCCAGCAATTAACGGTTTAGCAATAATAGCCGGTTTTTTGCTCCTATTGACTGCATATTATATTTCACATCATTATTTCTACTACCAGTACTACTATTATTACAAATAA
- a CDS encoding S53 family peptidase, translating to MRKVLIAFVLVMVFSSFQVLGIASNQSAYYVWTSSPQYSILPGSQFVETLPSNYSIPFAVLLNFTNYSSLMSETQNIVYHQSPYLSSGKFREYYYPSTSYKNSLVNYLKSFGIEETGDYGLILTFNGTAGQIDRAFNTYINVYYYPYKDIYWYHLVGITDIGPFYYFTNNVTPSLPYNVGKYVLGIVGIDSVDPKVYPAMEEAWKVEMVHGAQNPGIISNVLVTPSVIANYFNFTKLYDQGFLGKGMKIAIVGQPEGYINESDVYTFWQDFSIIPHTGKLQVVTLGTEAQAQSGENELDAEWSGVFAPASNVYVVFSNGYVGGPALVGNLLNYYYEYYYMVNYIYPQVISASVTVPESLLSAYYPAMLYMIHNAMIQAADEGISVLAASGDWGFESDHPPPNFHIGTYNTIWYPESDPYVTAVGGIFLNVTENDTVYSATGWDYSTGGISTVFPVQTYELTSLIPFTPPIGRTYPDIAFVSAGGYNITEYGFGLPLIYQGQLFLWYGTSGASPMTAAMVALTGERLGALNYALYHISYSGIIVTPKGIVQGLPAWIPVTEGNNPLPAYYGWNFVTGPGTYDAYGMVHDLRLYNEISGT from the coding sequence ATGAGGAAAGTATTAATAGCGTTCGTCTTAGTCATGGTTTTTTCCTCGTTTCAGGTTTTAGGTATAGCCTCTAATCAGTCAGCGTACTATGTGTGGACTAGCTCTCCTCAATATTCGATACTGCCAGGGTCACAGTTCGTGGAGACACTTCCCTCAAACTATTCCATACCTTTCGCGGTGCTTCTTAACTTCACCAACTATTCGTCTCTCATGAGCGAGACCCAGAATATAGTTTACCATCAATCGCCTTACCTCTCTTCGGGAAAGTTCAGGGAATATTACTATCCGTCTACGTCGTATAAGAATTCCCTGGTGAATTACCTTAAGTCCTTCGGCATAGAAGAGACCGGAGACTACGGGTTAATTCTAACCTTCAATGGTACTGCAGGACAAATAGATAGAGCGTTCAACACATACATAAACGTCTACTACTATCCTTACAAGGACATCTATTGGTATCATTTAGTTGGAATCACTGACATAGGACCTTTCTATTATTTTACCAATAACGTAACTCCTTCCTTGCCTTACAACGTCGGCAAGTACGTCTTGGGAATAGTAGGGATAGACAGCGTAGATCCAAAGGTATACCCTGCGATGGAAGAAGCTTGGAAAGTGGAGATGGTTCATGGAGCCCAAAACCCAGGGATAATATCAAACGTCCTTGTCACTCCATCAGTGATAGCTAACTACTTTAATTTCACCAAACTTTACGACCAAGGTTTTCTAGGAAAGGGAATGAAGATAGCGATAGTAGGACAGCCTGAGGGTTACATAAATGAGAGTGACGTATACACTTTCTGGCAGGATTTCTCCATTATACCTCACACTGGAAAGCTTCAGGTTGTCACGCTTGGGACAGAAGCTCAAGCTCAGTCGGGTGAAAATGAACTCGATGCTGAGTGGTCCGGAGTCTTCGCTCCTGCGTCAAACGTATACGTGGTATTCAGCAACGGTTACGTAGGAGGGCCAGCTCTAGTGGGGAACTTGCTGAATTATTATTATGAGTACTATTACATGGTGAACTATATCTATCCACAAGTCATATCAGCTTCCGTTACTGTACCCGAGTCATTACTTAGCGCGTACTACCCTGCTATGTTATACATGATACACAATGCAATGATACAAGCTGCGGACGAGGGAATTTCGGTATTGGCTGCGTCAGGAGATTGGGGATTCGAGAGCGATCATCCACCACCTAACTTCCACATAGGTACGTATAACACGATATGGTATCCAGAAAGCGATCCCTACGTCACTGCAGTAGGAGGGATTTTCCTTAACGTGACCGAGAACGATACAGTGTATAGTGCCACTGGTTGGGACTATAGCACAGGAGGTATCAGTACAGTCTTCCCTGTACAGACCTACGAGTTGACATCCCTAATCCCATTCACTCCACCCATAGGGAGAACGTATCCTGACATAGCTTTCGTGTCCGCAGGAGGATACAACATCACAGAGTACGGTTTTGGTCTTCCTCTGATCTATCAAGGACAGCTCTTCTTGTGGTATGGGACAAGCGGTGCTTCACCTATGACTGCAGCCATGGTTGCTCTCACTGGAGAGAGACTAGGTGCCCTGAATTACGCCTTGTATCATATATCGTATTCGGGAATCATTGTCACACCAAAGGGAATAGTGCAGGGACTACCAGCGTGGATCCCTGTAACTGAGGGTAACAATCCTCTGCCTGCATATTACGGATGGAACTTCGTGACCGGTCCAGGGACATATGACGCATACGGTATGGTTCATGACTTGAGACTATACAACGAGATTTCTGGTACGTGA
- a CDS encoding winged helix-turn-helix transcriptional regulator, with protein sequence MYLTLVCVIFHMELWEKLLFYIARKNCVSLDEIVRDLGINRGTAKVYLSRLAEEHIITRRWLRNGEGKRIRLYCVSTKLLKELNA encoded by the coding sequence ATGTATTTAACCCTGGTTTGCGTTATTTTTCATATGGAGTTATGGGAAAAGTTACTGTTTTATATAGCACGTAAAAACTGTGTGTCGTTAGATGAGATAGTAAGAGACTTAGGTATAAACAGAGGCACTGCAAAAGTGTATCTGTCACGTTTAGCAGAAGAGCATATAATAACACGTAGATGGTTAAGAAACGGTGAAGGAAAGAGGATTAGACTTTACTGTGTAAGTACTAAATTATTAAAGGAATTAAACGCGTAA
- a CDS encoding helix-turn-helix domain-containing protein: MNSIDDIILIILANTDGTVEDISSTTGIRKEAVYHILEFLTAAGIVKKENDRYYVDETIRTIAQLMLDLNDLEFYDINILKNSN; this comes from the coding sequence TTGAACAGTATAGATGATATAATTCTGATAATTTTAGCAAATACAGATGGTACTGTCGAAGATATCTCTTCGACAACGGGCATTCGAAAAGAAGCTGTGTATCATATACTAGAATTTTTGACCGCAGCGGGGATCGTGAAGAAAGAGAATGACCGATATTATGTAGATGAAACAATAAGAACTATAGCACAACTTATGCTAGATTTAAATGATTTAGAATTTTATGACATTAATATTTTGAAAAATTCTAACTGA